CCTTGAACTGCGCAGATTGGCTTTCTCGGTAATTTTTACGTCCACACACCCGGTTTCATCTGCATCTATTTCGATATGGCTGAGAAGCTTTCCGTTACGCTTGGCGGTGTTAATTGCCTCATTGGCTGCATGAATAGCCTGCTGCCGCTCCAGCTGGTCATTGAGTACACTGATTCTAATATTTCCAATAATTAACTTATACATAACGCACCTCCTGAGTCTGCTTACCAGATATTTATGCTGGTCATGCTCAGATAGAACAAGAACGGCAAAGATTTGAATTCTTCTGGCAAACGTTGACTTTTCAAACTGGGTGCTTTATAATAAAATTTGCAAATCCATAGAAGCAGAGTAGTACGCCCTGTCGGTTTTCAGAAAGTTGGCGGTTGATGCAAGCCAATACGAAACACGGCCGAACTCGCTGCGGAGGAGCAGTTGCGAAAACAACTGACGCTGACCGGCGTTACTGGTGAGAGAGGACCGGGTTTTTCCCCGTCAAGCAGGGTGGTACCGCGTGCAAATCGTCCCTGGCATTGAATGCCGGGGACTTTTCATGTTGTTAGAAAAAATCGTACACTTTAATGCAGGAGGATGTATATGAACGAGAAATACCTGCCCCATGATTTAGAGAAAAAATGGCAGAAACAATGGAGCCAGGACCGGTCTTTTGCGACCCAAATGGACAAAGAACGTCCGAAATATTACGTTTTGGAAATGTTTCCATACCCTTCGGGAAACTTGCATATGGGCCATGTCCGCAATTACTCCATTGGCGATGTGGTAGCCCGGTTTAAAGCCATGCAGGGCTTTAACGTGCTCCATCCTATGGGATGGGATGCCTTTGGAATGCCGGCGGAAAATGCAGCTATCAAAAACGGTATCCATCCGGCCAAATGGACCTGGGACAATATCGCCAACATGCGGCGCCAGCAGCAGGAACTGGGACTGTCCTACGACTGGGACCGGGAGGTCGCTACCTGCCATCCGGACTATTACCGCTGGACCCAATGGCTGTTTTTATTGTTTTTCAAACGTGGCTTAGCCTATAAAAAGAAGGCTGCGGTAAACTGGTGCCATGACTGCAACACTGTTTTGGCCAATGAACAGGTCATTGACGGTCATTGCTGGCGCTGTGATTCTGTCGTAGTCAAGAAGGAACTGGAACAATGGTTTTTAAAAATTACCGATTATGCCGATCGTCTGCTGGAAGATTTGAATGAATTGCCCGGCTGGCCGGACCGGGTAAAAATTATGCAGGAAAACTGGATCGGTCGCAGTGTGGGGGCTGAGTTTTCTTTTGAAGTTCCGGAAATCAGGGAACGCATTGCCGTCTATACCACCAGGCAGGATACGGTCTTTGGCGTTACTTACATCGTTTTGGCGCCGGAGCATCCTTTGGTGGAAAAATTGATTGCCGGCAAGTCTGCTGCCACGGCTGTCCGTGATTTTGTGGAAAAGGTCCGGAATTTAAGCGAGATTAACCGAACCTCTACCGATACCGAAAAAGAAGGCATGTTTACCGGCGCTTATGCGGTCCATCCCTTTACCGGAGCCAAGGTCCCTATTTGGGTGGCCAATTATGTGCTGTATGAATACGGCACCGGCGCTGTGATGGGGGTCCCGGCTCATGACGAGCGTGACTGGCAGTTTGCTTCTAAATACGGTTTGCCCAAACGCATCGTGATTCAACCGGAAGGTAATCCCCTTGCGTTGGATTCCATGGCCGCAGCCTATGACGGACCGGGTAAAATGGTGGATTCAGGCGATTTTACCGGTATGGACAACGAAGCAGGAAAAAAAGCGGTTGCCGAATGGTTTGAACGCCAAAAAATCGGCAAGGTGCGGGTAAACTACCGGCTGCGGGATTGGCTTATTTCCCGCCAGCGTTACTGGGGAGCACCCATTCCTATTGTGTATTGCCCTGAATGCGGCGCAGTGCCTGTGCCGGAAAAAGATTTACCGGTCAGGCTGCCGGAAAATGTCCGGTTTGATACCGGCTCGGTATCTCCTTTGGCCCAGGTCGCAGACTTTGTAAACTGCAAGTGCCCGCATTGCGGCAATGACGCTAAACGGGAAACCGACACCATGGATACCTTTATCTGTTCCTCCTGGTATTATTACCGCTATACCAGCCCCGGCAGCACTACCGCACCCTTGGATGCCGAAGCGGTCAATTACTGGATGCCGGTGGATCAGTATATCGGCGGTATTGAGCATGCAATTTTGCACTTGTTATACTCCCGCTTCTTCACCAAAGTGTTGAAAGACGCGGGGTTGATCGAGGCTAACGAACCTTTCAAAAACTTGCTCACTCAGGGCATGGTCATCAAAGACGGGGCCAAAATGTCCAAATCCCTGGGCAACGTGGTTTCCCCCGAGGAAATTATTCAAAAGTATGGTGCCGATACAGCCCGTCTGTTTATCCTGTTTGCCGCCCCGCCTGAGCGGGATCTGGACTGGAGTGACCAGGGAGTGGAAGGGGCATATCGTTTCCTGGGACGCTTATGGCGCATTCTGGGACAATATCAATCACTGCTTAAAACAGCCTCTCCTACCTACTCGCCGGCTGATTTAAGCAAAGAAGAGCGGGATTTGAGACGGATCCTCCATGTTACCATTAAAAAGGTGACTTCGGATATTGGCGAACGGTTTAACTTTAACACAGCGATCAGTTCGATCATGGAACTGGTGAATGCCATGTACTTGGTAAGGGAACAGGTCAGTAAGCCTAATCCCAGCCTGTTGAGGGAGACTGCCAGCGCTCTGTTACGGCTGTTGTCCCCCTTTGCGCCGCATATTACCGAAGAGCTTTGGCACGAAGTCATAGGTAAGGGCAGCGTGCATAAGCAGAGGTGGCCTGTCTGTGACCCGGATGCCATGCAGGTGGATGAGGTTGAAATTGTGCTGCAAATCAACGGGAAAGTCAGAGACAAGATCATTGTACCTTCTGGCTGCAACGGGGACGCACTGGAGAAATTGGCACTGGAGCAAGACAAGGTTAAGTTGATGCTGGAAGGCAAACAAGTGGTTAAGATCATTTCAGTACCGCAGAAATTAGTCAATATCGTGGTGAAATAACCGTAGAGAGTAAAAATCCCGGGAGATGATCCCGGGATTTTAATTGGCATAAGAAAATGTTGAAGTTTGGGAGGATTTTAACATTTTCAGTAAAATTAATATGATTATGGAATTAAAAACGGAGGATGCAAAATGGATGAGCGGCGGCGAAAATATTTGCTGGTCATTGTCGTTGCGGCAGTGATACTGCTGGGGAGCAGCTATTCCTACTGGCAGCAGTCAACCTTGCCGCATCAAGCCTCCATAGCTACGGAGAGCCCGCTGGCAATAGCCAAGATGCCTGATGCAGATCCGGTGGTCTATGTATCAGGTTTTGTGGTCAAACCGGGAGTCATGCGGATCGCCGAAAACTCCCGGGTGATTGACGCCGTCAATGCGGCGGGAGGTTTGGCGATCGGCGCTGATGTCTCCAGAGTGAATTTGGCCCAGAAAGTAAAAGACGGCATGCACATTCAGGTGCCGGGAAGTTATGTCCCCAGTGGACCCGGGGCTCCGGCAGCGACAGGCGGCAGTAATGGAACGGCTGTTTCCGGGGACAAAATCAATATTAACACAGCCGACAAAAATCAGCTAGACTCACTGCCGGGCATTGGCCCGGCCCTGGCTGACCGCATTATCCAATACCGGCAGGAAAACGGCATGTTTTCAGCGATTGAAGATATCCAGAAGGTGTCCGGCGTGGGCGCCGCTAAATTTAATCAGTTAAAAGACAGAATTACTATATAATGAATCTCACGATTTTGGCTCTGGCCTTTATTCTGGGAATATGGCTCAGCGGTCTCTATGCCTGGTCATTATGGTTTTTGGGAAACGCTGCCTTGCTCATGCTGGCAGTAACGGTTTGGCAGCTTCGGATCGCCGGCGGTGGCCGGGTCAAATATTATCTGGTCTTATTGTTTATGCTGGTCGGCATGATTCGCTCCATTCAGGCAGAGATGATACCCCTGACCGATATCGGCCGTCTGGTGGGGGAACGGGTTTATGTCGAGGGCATTATCAGCGATATTCCCCGCCGGCTGCCTTTGGATGAGCAAACCGTAAAAATCGGCTATCGGGTGAGGCTGGAACAAATCAAACAGAATGGCCGACTTCGAGCCGTAAGTGGAGAAGTTCTGGTCACTGTCCGACAGCAGCCGAAAGAAGCGGTTGCCCTGCCGGGGGAAAGAATCGCAATGACCGGCAAGGTCCGGGCGCTTCATGGCTATAATAATCCGGGGGCGGTTGATATGGTGGCTGCCTGGAAGCGTCAGGGCGTTAAGGCACGGATTGCTCCGAACGGCGGGGTACGGATTCTGCCAGGGGGAGAAACAGGGGCATATCTGCGGACGGTGGCTGCCATACGCGGTTCTGTGGCCGAGGCCATGTTGAAGGTGATGCCGGACGGGGATGCCGCGGTGATCCAGGGACTTTTATTCGGAGGCTATCAGGGAATTTCTCAGGAAGTCATTAAAAACTATGCCGCTACCGGCATCATCCATATTCTGTCAGTGTCGGGCTCTCATATTGCTCTGTTGATCGGGTTTATTCATTGGCTTGGCCGGAGATTAAAAATCAGGGAGCCGGTTTCGGCGATGGCGGCAACGGTTGCGGTGCTTTCTTACGCTTTGGTGGCAGGACTGATTCCGCCGGTGGTGCGATCCGTGATCATGGGGCTGGCTGCCTTGCTGGCGTTTGCAGCAGGCAGGGAAAAACATGCGTCTTCGGCATTAGGTTTGGCGGCTTTGGTGATGTTGGTATATCAGCCCGGGATGATCTATGATATCAGCTTCCAGCTTTCCTTCGCCTCAACGGCGGGATTGGTTTATCTATATCCCCAGACCGTTCAGTTTTTCAGCCGTTTTTTGCCGGGAATAGCGGCGGCTGCATTGGGGGTTACGGTTGCGGCCCAACTGGGGTCTCTGCCGTTTTTAGCCTGGTATTTCAGCCAGCTCCCCGCCAGTTCTATAGCAGCCAATATGATCATTGTACCCGTCATTGAAGCGGTGCTGATTTTAGCCCTGGTGGGGAGTGTGGTCAGCCTGATTCTGCCATGGCTAAGCCAGACATTATTCGTCCTGGCCAGTTTGGCGGTTGGCCTGGCCAATCAGATGGCTGCCTGGTTGGCGGCAATGCCGGGCAACTTATGGCCAATCCCTCCTTTTGGCCTCTATGGCAGCGCCTTATATTATTGCATTCTGGGTTGGATTTATGGTTATCCGAAGGGAATTACCCGTCCCTGGATAGTGTATAGAAGATTCCCCCGACTGGCCGGGGCGGCAGTTCTTTTGCTCGTGGTAGCCGCAGTGATTTATCTTAATTTGCCGCACCCGGTCCGGGTTCATTACATTGATGTTGGTCAGGGCGATGCTGCCTTGATTACGACGGCCCACAGTCGTAATATATTAATTGATGCCGGCGGCGGAGGAGAAGACAGCGGTTTCGATACCGGCGAATATGTTGTCATGCCTTACTTGCGGCATTATGGCGTGACTTCTCTGGAGTACCTTATCCTGACTCATGGCCACGCCGACCATGCCGGAGGTGCCGCAGCCATCGCCGCCGGTATTCCGGTGAAGAATATCATCCTGGCAAGAGAAGCTTATTCCCCGCCAATTAAAGCTCTGTTGCAAAAATCCGGTGGAGGCCGGGTTATTCCGGCCTATCGGGGGCAGCAGATCGACCTTGACGGCATAACCATTCGGGTGATTGATGCTATGCCCAATTTTGCCGGCCAGCAAACGGCGAATGAAAGTTCTATCGTTATAGAGGTTGGTTACGGCGATTATAATTTTTTGTTTACAGGGGATTTAGACGGCAAGGGCGAAATAAATTTGGTAACGCAAGGTCTTATCCGGCAGAATACGGTTTTGAAGGCAGGGCATCACGGCTCTAGAACATCGACCACTCTTTCTTTTCTTCAACAGGTAGGGCCAGAGTATGCGGTCATATCCGCCGGGTTTCAAAATCGTTTCGGGCATCCCCACAAGGAGACTCTCATCCGCCTGGCGGACGCTGGCTCTACCGTGTTGCGCACGGATTTGCAGGGAGCGGTTGTCTTTTCCGTCACCTCTGACGGACAGGACATAGGCTTTGATACGTATGTAAAGTGAGGCAACTATGAATTATCATCAGGTATTGCAAGATATGGAGCGCGGCGAGATCGCTCCGGTTTATCTCTTATATGGGGAAGAACCTTTTCTCATAAGACAAATTGAGCAAGCGGCGGTACGCCATCTGTTAGCGGAAGAAGACCGGGAGAGTTCCCTGTTTATCTATGATCAGGACCCAGTCGCAACAGAATTGGTCAACCGTATCGATACTCCGCCTTTTTTCGGGTCTAAAAATTTAATTTTAATCCGGGACACCCGGCTGTTCCGGGCGAGCAATAAATCAAATGAGGAAATCTCCGATAATCCGGGGCGGGACCCGGACGAAAAAATAATCCGGTGTCTGTTGAATATGCCTGATTTCAGCCACATTGTTTTTTCTGCCGGCGACAAAGTGGACAAGCGCCGGAAGCTGTATAAGGTCCTTGAGAAGGTGGGCGTGGTTTGCGAGGCAGCGCCGTTAAAACCGAAGGAGGCACGAGTCTGGATTGATGAGAAAATGAGCGGCAGCGGCAAAGTTTTCTCATCTGCCGCTATGGAAGAGATGATGACCGCCTTATCTCTGATGCCGCAAATATCTTTGGGGTTTCTCGACAATGAGATTGATAAGCTCTTGTTATATGCCGGACAAGAAGCCAAGATTACTCCGCGCCATCTCCAGTCGGTCTTATCCGCTAGTCCGGAAGTGTCTATTTTCAGCATGATTGAAGCCTTAAGTCAAAAACGGGTGAAGGAAGCCCTGCAGCTTTTGGCCGTGCAGGTGAATGCGGGGGAAAATCTGTTGCGTATTGTCGCCCTGCTGGCTCGCCAGCTCCGCCATCTATTATATGCCAAAGACCTGCAGGCGGTGGGAGGGTATAGCCGGGACATCGGGGAGAAACTGGGTGTACCGCCCTTTATCGCCGAAAAAATAATTAACCAGGCCAAAGGGTTTTCCAGGACCACTTTGCGCCAGGCTTTAGTCGACTTGGCAGAAATCGACAGGGGCCTAAAAAACGGAACCGCCGGCATAGCGGCGGTAGAAACGCTGTTTATCAATATGTGCGGGTAGATGAAAAAACAAGGCTTCAATCCTATTGGTTAGGAAGGAAGCCTTGTTTTTACAGTGCGTTAATTTTTTTGGCTAAACGGGATTTTTTGCGCGCTGCGGCATTTTTATGGATAACGCCCTTGGCTACAGCTTTGTCAATGGTTTTGTAAGCAGCCACAAGAAGGTTCTCAGCCGTAGCTTTGTTGCCGCCCTGTACAGATTCTGCGGTTTTGCGGACTACTGTACGTACTTCCGATTTGGTGGAAGTGTTGCGGGAACGACGAAGAGCATCGGTAATTACGCTGCGTTCCGATGATTTAATGTTTGGCAAATGCTTCACCTCCTAATACAATCATTTACCTAAAATATTCTAGCATGGCGCCAAGAAAAAAGCAAGTACCCGCTCTTTGAAATTCTATCCTTGAAGCTGTAGAAAATGGGAACAATTACGCTGCACTGACGGCAGGAAAAAACGAATCCGAGAGGAATAAAAACTATAATAATGATAAAAATTGTCGGTGAAGCTGATTCATCGGGAAGGGTGGATTTTATGCTGGGATTCCTACGCATTGCGGTTATTTTTCTGGTAATCACGAGCTGTTCCTTTGCTCAGGCAGCGGAATACACCTATAAGCAGGGCGATAAAGGTGTGGAAGTACTTAACATTCAGAAAAAATTGCAGGAGATAGGATATTTCCACGGCAAGCCGGACGGAGTTTTTTCCGCTAAAACCACTGAGGCAGTGGAAGGTTTTCAAAAAGCTCACCGGTTAAAAATAACCGGGATGGTTGATTCCAGAACCCATAAAGCCTTATTCGCGGCCAGAAAGAGAGTTCCTGACAGGAAAGCAAAAGTCTTGGGAAAATCCGCTGCTGAGGCTATCCCAAAGAAGGGACCTGGACTTGCGTCTGCCAGAGAAGCGCCGCCTAAACAGGCGGTTTCTAAGAAAACCGGCGGCTTGATTCAAACCGCCAAACAATATATTGGCGTGCCCTATAAATTTGGCGGGGTAACCCCGCGAGGGTTTGATTGTTCAGGATATGTTCAATTTGTCTTTGCCAAACACGGCGCACAATTGCCGCGGACGGCAGATGTACAGTATAGGACCGGCAAAGCCATACGGCGCCAGCAGTTAATCCCGGGAGATCTGGTGTTTTTTACTACATATGCACCGGGAGCTTCCCATAACGGGATTTATATCGGCAAGGACCAGTTTATTCATGCCTCTTCCAGTAAAGGCGTTATGATCAGCCGCTTGGATGAGTCCTACTGGAAACCCCGTTACCTGGGAGCGAGGCGGGTCGTTTAAACAATGCGACGGGTACTGATTTTATTTACGCTGGCCAGTCTGTGCATTACGGCATTTTTGCCGACAGCCGCTGCTTTGCCGCAAAGTCCGTTTCCCACCGTTCATGCGGCGATGCAGACGGCCTACTTTTGGATTGTTAAGCTGGCTCAGCCTGATAAAGTGATATTGAGCAATCAGCAAATTGCAGCCTATAATCAGTCGGTTATCAGGGACTTACCCAGGACAGTATATAATGTATTGGACTATCCCGCTGTTTTGTCCCATAGCGAGTTACAGGCGCTGTTAAATGAAAGGCCTTTTCCCCATGAGAACAGATATCTGCGGGGGCAATTGATTCAGAGCAGTTTTTATGCGGAACTTAACCGAATCATGAATGCTGGCCAAATTGCGGCGACAAATCCTGTGCACTATGCTTTTGCTGTTCGCAGGACAGATCTGCGGGCATTTCCCACCGCCGAGATTGTGACCAAGACGCCCAAGGACACGGAGTTCGACCGGTTTCAGGAGACGGCTGTCCTGGCGGCAGAACCGCTTCTGATATTGCATGGAAGCAGCGATGACCGTTGGTATTTCGTGCAGACGGGTAATTATCGGGGCTGGGTGAAAGCGAACGATCTGGCTGTGACAAAGGATAAACAAAAATGGGCTGCCTATATTCGGTCCAAACAATTTCTAGTAATAACCGGTAATAAAATGCAACTGGGGTACAACCCTTATTCTCCGGCTGTATCCAGACTGGAATTGGGTATGGGAACGAGACTGGCGCTGGCTGATGCGTCGCAAATTCCAGAGCTGGTTGATCATCAATCGCCTGCCGGCAATTATGTGGTACGGATTCCGGTTCAGGGAGCAAACCGTGAACTTCAGTTTCACCTGGCGCTGATTCCTATCTACAGTGATGTTTCAGAAGGGTATTTGCCTTATACCAGGGCCAATATTATCAGGCAGGCCTTTAAAATGCAGGGGGAACGGTATGGCTGGGGGGGCATGTTTGGCGCACGAGATTGTTCCGCCTTTGTGACAGACATTTTCCGCAGCTTTGGGATCATGTTGCCGCGCAATGCCGATGAGCAGGAAACGGCACCAGGACGCACCCTGGTGTTCGGATCCGGGCAGCCGGCAACGGCTCGTTACGCTGCGTTGGGGAAAATGGCTGCTGGCGCGGTATTGTTCAAGGAAGGGCATGTTATGCTGTATCTAGGGGAATATAACGGCCGGCATTATATTATTCATGATGTTTCGGGTTCCGGCAATTTCTCCGCCACAGGCAGCCGCGGTTCCGCCGAACGTAAAACCCTGAATGGAGTCATGGTGACCGATTTGGCCTTGCCCCTCCCGGGCGGCTACTCATTTATTGATGTGCTTACGTCTGCCAAGCAATATGAATAGAACGAATAAAGAAGTTCTCCATCGGGAACTTCTTTTATTTTTCCTGTTTGCATTTGCATAGGAAATCTTCTGGAAGGTTAGAATGAGTAGTAGCTTTAATAATGGGAGTGAAGTGACAATATGGAGCAGTATGATATGACGCCGCGAACCGACTTGGCAGTAGAGGCACGGGAAATGCTGACACGGCGGGTTAAGGAAGATGTCCCCGGTGTGCGGGTCGAAACTCTGAAAGATGAGGAATTGACCATTACGCGGGTGGAGATTTCCACGCCGGAAGCCGAGCGAATGATGGGCAAGGAACGGGGCAAATATGTCACGATTGAATCACCGGGGATGCGATACAAAAATGCGCTGCTGGAAGAAAAGATGATGCATGCTGTCGCGCAGGAGTTCGGACAGATCATTGATCTACCGCGACATTCCACCATTCTGGTAGTTGGTCTGGGCAACTGGAATGTAACGCCGGATGCTTTAGGACCCCGGGCTGTAAAAAAGGTAGTTGTTACCCGTCATTTGAAAAGTATGATTTCGCCTGAATTACAAGACGGAGTCCGGGCGGTATGCGCCATTTCTCCCGGTGTACTTGGCATAACAGGCATGGAGACTGCCGAAATCGTTCATGGCATTGTATCGCAGGTTCAGCCGAGTCTGGTCATTGCTATTGATGCTTTAGCCGCAGCATCCACCCATCGGGTGGTAACTACGGTACAGATCGCTAACACCGGCATTCATCCCGGTTCCGGTATTGGCAGCAAACGGTTCGGCCTCACCCAAAAATCTCTTGGCGTACCGGTTATTGCTGTGGGTGTTCCCACCGTGGTCCATGCTTCCACGATTGCTATGGATACCCTTGACACTCTGCAGAAATACTCTCCGTTCTCAAAATATTTTAAGTCCTTGCAGAATATTTCTGATGTGGATAGGAGAACAATTATCAATCAGGTACTGCCCGAGACGCTAGGTGATCTGATGGTCACTCCGAAAGAAGTAGACCGGATGATCGATGATGTCGCCGATGTAGTCGCCGGAGGAATCAATCAAGCGCTGCATCCTAACATAGACTATGAGAATATCCATATGTACCTGCACTAGGAGGCTGTTGCAAAACTCATCTGCAGTCTCGAATCTGAGACCGTTCAAAAAGGTTCAGATGCTAGGCGCGACGAGGACGCGCGCGCAGACAGTACGTTCGCAGGGTACGGCGTGCGCCCGCAGGAGGCTGAAGTGACGCAGATGAGCCTTTTTTCAACGGTCTCCTAGAGCAGGAAAGGCCGTCGCCGCACAGAATAGGAACAAAAAATGTTTATTGTGAGGTGCGGCATGGTGCTAATGAAAGATACGGATTCCAGACAGGTGCTTGTAGTTTATAATCAAGACCCGGCCGACTATCGCGCTGTTTTAGCCGCCTACGAAAAAAAAGATGCTGACTGGGTTCTGGCATTTTCCGGCGCTTCGGTCCCGGTGACAATTGGCCGCAACGGATTCACGCCCTTAGAACAAAAGATAGAAGGAGACGGGAAAACTCCGATCGGCATTTTCCCGTTAGGTATTGCCTTCGGCTACTCTGCCGCCGCTGATACCGGACTGGATTACCGGCAGAGCACCGCGCAGGACTACTGGGTGGATGACAGCGTCTCTCCCCAGTACAATACCTGGGTAAGCGGCGCGCCTGCCGCCCAATCCTTTGAAAAAATGCTGCGGGAGGATCATCTCTATCGATATGGTATCGTTATCGAATATAATACGCGCCCTGTAATTGCCGGCAAAGGCAGCGCCATTTTTATTCACTTGTGGCGGGATCCTTCGTCCCCCACAGCAGGATGCGTGGCGATGGCGGAAGCTGACATGATGAAACTGCTGCGGTGGCTGGATAAAAATAACAAGCCACAGATCATTCTCGGATACCCGGGGTAACCCTTCCGGCAATCTCACAACCAAGCTTTTTTAACAGCCCTTCCTTGGTGGTCATACCCTCATACTGCCTGGCATATACATTGTATGTGTAACCAAAAAGGAGGTCATCCCTCCGGATGGCTGGCAGGAGGCAGTAATGGCAATTAGGAGATGGCAGTTCAGAAAAGCGCCTTACCGGCTTGTGCGCAGATTGTTGTATTTCAGCCTTGTGTGCTTAACCCTTTTGGGGCTGTTTTTCGGACTGCAAACTGTTGTCCGGCAGAAGGCCGTGCCAGTGGCTGGCCTGGAGGCGATGAAACCCCAAACGGACCTGATTCCCCAGTGGAGGGAGGCGCTTTTTGCCGGCATACCGGGATTGGCGGCTACTGTGGAAAACAATAAGCATTCTGTGGAAATTACCGAGCAATTTTCCTGGCAACAGGCCCTTCGACGCAGTATTTTATTTCTGACCCGTATTGATGTATCGGACATACGGTCTCTGTTTCGGGCGGAATTGCCGCTGCTTAATATATTGAAAGATAGCGGCGATTCCAAGGGAAGGATACCTCGTTCCAGCATTGTGCACTTTAAGCCTCAGCGGCCAAGTCCGGTGGGAAAGCCGCTGGTTGCCATCTATCACACTCATACTTCCGAGTCATTTATTCCTACCTCCGGAGTCACTCACGCTAAAGCCGGGGAGCAGGGCGACATCGTAACGGTAGGCGAGACTCTGGCTGATCGTCTGGCTACACACGGCATACAGGCGATTCAAAGCAAAAAGGCGCATGACTACCCTAGCTTCATGAGAGCCTATACTCCGTCGGAAAACACCCTGAAGAAAATGCTGGCGGATAATCCCAGCATCCAAATGGTATTTGACATTCACCGGGATGCAGAAAAACGGGAAAATTCCGTCGCCCAGATCGATGGGGTATATGTGGCCCGGATCGGCATCATTGTTGCCCGTGGACAAGAAGATCTAGTCCAACCCCATTGGCAAGAAAATCATGCTTTTGCTAAAATCATAAATGACAAAATGAACAAGCACTTTCCCGGATTGTCCAGGGGAATCCAGGTACAGGAATGGCGATATAATCAGCATCTTCATCCCAGGGCATTACTGCTTGAGGTCGGGAGCCACGAAACTTCCCTGGAGGAAGCCCAGCGCAGTATGGCAATGCTAGGGGATGTGCTGGCAGATATACTGGCGGAAAATAAAAATTACGGCGTTCGGTAGGGAATCATTAAAAGGCGCATCAGAATTCATGACTTTTCAGAGAGTGGTAATAGTAGATGATCTTTCATAAGTAAAAAGTCATATGAATTCTCACTGTACGG
This genomic stretch from Acetonema longum DSM 6540 harbors:
- the leuS gene encoding leucine--tRNA ligase, translated to MNEKYLPHDLEKKWQKQWSQDRSFATQMDKERPKYYVLEMFPYPSGNLHMGHVRNYSIGDVVARFKAMQGFNVLHPMGWDAFGMPAENAAIKNGIHPAKWTWDNIANMRRQQQELGLSYDWDREVATCHPDYYRWTQWLFLLFFKRGLAYKKKAAVNWCHDCNTVLANEQVIDGHCWRCDSVVVKKELEQWFLKITDYADRLLEDLNELPGWPDRVKIMQENWIGRSVGAEFSFEVPEIRERIAVYTTRQDTVFGVTYIVLAPEHPLVEKLIAGKSAATAVRDFVEKVRNLSEINRTSTDTEKEGMFTGAYAVHPFTGAKVPIWVANYVLYEYGTGAVMGVPAHDERDWQFASKYGLPKRIVIQPEGNPLALDSMAAAYDGPGKMVDSGDFTGMDNEAGKKAVAEWFERQKIGKVRVNYRLRDWLISRQRYWGAPIPIVYCPECGAVPVPEKDLPVRLPENVRFDTGSVSPLAQVADFVNCKCPHCGNDAKRETDTMDTFICSSWYYYRYTSPGSTTAPLDAEAVNYWMPVDQYIGGIEHAILHLLYSRFFTKVLKDAGLIEANEPFKNLLTQGMVIKDGAKMSKSLGNVVSPEEIIQKYGADTARLFILFAAPPERDLDWSDQGVEGAYRFLGRLWRILGQYQSLLKTASPTYSPADLSKEERDLRRILHVTIKKVTSDIGERFNFNTAISSIMELVNAMYLVREQVSKPNPSLLRETASALLRLLSPFAPHITEELWHEVIGKGSVHKQRWPVCDPDAMQVDEVEIVLQINGKVRDKIIVPSGCNGDALEKLALEQDKVKLMLEGKQVVKIISVPQKLVNIVVK
- a CDS encoding ComEA family DNA-binding protein → MDERRRKYLLVIVVAAVILLGSSYSYWQQSTLPHQASIATESPLAIAKMPDADPVVYVSGFVVKPGVMRIAENSRVIDAVNAAGGLAIGADVSRVNLAQKVKDGMHIQVPGSYVPSGPGAPAATGGSNGTAVSGDKININTADKNQLDSLPGIGPALADRIIQYRQENGMFSAIEDIQKVSGVGAAKFNQLKDRITI
- a CDS encoding DNA internalization-related competence protein ComEC/Rec2 gives rise to the protein MNLTILALAFILGIWLSGLYAWSLWFLGNAALLMLAVTVWQLRIAGGGRVKYYLVLLFMLVGMIRSIQAEMIPLTDIGRLVGERVYVEGIISDIPRRLPLDEQTVKIGYRVRLEQIKQNGRLRAVSGEVLVTVRQQPKEAVALPGERIAMTGKVRALHGYNNPGAVDMVAAWKRQGVKARIAPNGGVRILPGGETGAYLRTVAAIRGSVAEAMLKVMPDGDAAVIQGLLFGGYQGISQEVIKNYAATGIIHILSVSGSHIALLIGFIHWLGRRLKIREPVSAMAATVAVLSYALVAGLIPPVVRSVIMGLAALLAFAAGREKHASSALGLAALVMLVYQPGMIYDISFQLSFASTAGLVYLYPQTVQFFSRFLPGIAAAALGVTVAAQLGSLPFLAWYFSQLPASSIAANMIIVPVIEAVLILALVGSVVSLILPWLSQTLFVLASLAVGLANQMAAWLAAMPGNLWPIPPFGLYGSALYYCILGWIYGYPKGITRPWIVYRRFPRLAGAAVLLLVVAAVIYLNLPHPVRVHYIDVGQGDAALITTAHSRNILIDAGGGGEDSGFDTGEYVVMPYLRHYGVTSLEYLILTHGHADHAGGAAAIAAGIPVKNIILAREAYSPPIKALLQKSGGGRVIPAYRGQQIDLDGITIRVIDAMPNFAGQQTANESSIVIEVGYGDYNFLFTGDLDGKGEINLVTQGLIRQNTVLKAGHHGSRTSTTLSFLQQVGPEYAVISAGFQNRFGHPHKETLIRLADAGSTVLRTDLQGAVVFSVTSDGQDIGFDTYVK
- the holA gene encoding DNA polymerase III subunit delta is translated as MNYHQVLQDMERGEIAPVYLLYGEEPFLIRQIEQAAVRHLLAEEDRESSLFIYDQDPVATELVNRIDTPPFFGSKNLILIRDTRLFRASNKSNEEISDNPGRDPDEKIIRCLLNMPDFSHIVFSAGDKVDKRRKLYKVLEKVGVVCEAAPLKPKEARVWIDEKMSGSGKVFSSAAMEEMMTALSLMPQISLGFLDNEIDKLLLYAGQEAKITPRHLQSVLSASPEVSIFSMIEALSQKRVKEALQLLAVQVNAGENLLRIVALLARQLRHLLYAKDLQAVGGYSRDIGEKLGVPPFIAEKIINQAKGFSRTTLRQALVDLAEIDRGLKNGTAGIAAVETLFINMCG
- the rpsT gene encoding 30S ribosomal protein S20; protein product: MPNIKSSERSVITDALRRSRNTSTKSEVRTVVRKTAESVQGGNKATAENLLVAAYKTIDKAVAKGVIHKNAAARKKSRLAKKINAL
- a CDS encoding NlpC/P60 family protein, whose translation is MLGFLRIAVIFLVITSCSFAQAAEYTYKQGDKGVEVLNIQKKLQEIGYFHGKPDGVFSAKTTEAVEGFQKAHRLKITGMVDSRTHKALFAARKRVPDRKAKVLGKSAAEAIPKKGPGLASAREAPPKQAVSKKTGGLIQTAKQYIGVPYKFGGVTPRGFDCSGYVQFVFAKHGAQLPRTADVQYRTGKAIRRQQLIPGDLVFFTTYAPGASHNGIYIGKDQFIHASSSKGVMISRLDESYWKPRYLGARRVV